The window ATGATCCACTGGCCAACATAAACCTCAGTCGGCATTGTTTTGACACGTTTACGGTTGCCATGAAAAAAATCGCGGATCAATATGCAGGAGGAAAACTGGTGAGTGTGCTGGAAGGCGGATATTCGTTGAACGCACTGGCAGAATGTGTCAGTTCACATGTCACCATTCTCAAAGACGGTCCTTCCAGAATTCCCCATCCCAGTCTGAAAGAAATCATTCAGGAAGTCTGGAAACGCTGGCACACGCCTTCCAAAAAGAAAGCATGGATTTGAATCCCGTAGGGGCGACCCGCCGGTCGCCCGTACAACAATTCCGCCGATCACGCGAACAAATTTTGCAATAAAAATATAGATTTGAATTCCGTAGGGGCGACCCGCCGGTCGCCCGTACAACAATTCCGCCGATCGCCCGAACAAATTCTGCAATAAAAATATAGATTTGAATTCCGTAGGGGCGACCCGCCGGTCGCCCGTACAACAATTCCGCCGATCGCGCGAACAAATTTTGCAATAAAAATATAGATTTGAATTCCGTAGGGGCGACCCGCCGGTCGCCCGAACATCTAAGGTCAATATATCAACCGACCTGAGGATTGAGCGTGTAAGTTCCATGCCACTCCGCAATTTCCAGAACATGGCCCTTGGTCGCTTTTTCTGCGGTTTGTCCATTGAAGGCCCCAGACAATCCGAGGGAAGTGACATCCAGCGCATACACACGAAAAGTGTAATGATGAAGGCGTTCATCGTTCCATGGCGGGCATGGGCCGTCATAACCGCCATACACACCTTCCATATCATTGTCTCCGGTAAACCAGCCCGTGTAATCGTTAAATCCACAGACCCCATAGGGCGTTTTGCCAGTGTTTTTTCCACGGGCCGTGATGCCATTTGACACAGCACCTTCCGAGATTTCAGTGATATTGAGCGGGATATCGGCCAGAACCCAGTGATAAAAATCAACACGGGGAAGGTCTGCTGGAACGGTCATTCCTTCCTTGTTCACTTTGTCTCCCTGAGATGGAACATCCTTGTCCACCAGAATGAGCAGAAATGATTTAGTTCCCGCAGGAATTTCGGACCAATGGACTCCGGGATTCAGATTGTCTGACATTGCGACATGATTTTTCGGATCCTTGACACAAAACGCGAATTTACCGGGAATTGGTGAGCCATTGGCAAATCCTGAAACTTCAATTTTCATAAATGCTCCTGTTGGTGTGTGACGATTTTCATGAGATTCAAAACTATATGGAGGTGTTTTATTTGCCCCGGAGTCTGTGCTCTGAAAACAAATATGCGATCTTCTTTTATGAGGGAATTCAGGGATAAATGTCAATTGTTCAGCACATTTTTAAGCAGAATCCGTGGTCAGGCTTATAAAATGGAAAACAACTTGGAATATACTAAAATATTTTCTAGGATGCCATCCCTCATAACAAAGTTTTTCCTGCTGTAAATAATTTGGTGATGAAATCCTGTGGCCCTCCACGATGTCATCCCCGTGAAAACGGGGATCCAGGAGTGCGCCGATGGATTCCGTGTCAAGCACGGAATGACACCGTGCGATGGCTTGAATCGGTTGCCGTCACCAGAAAATTTACAGCAACAAGTTTTTAGAACCCGGAGGGGATTGTTCTTCCATTCATT is drawn from SAR324 cluster bacterium and contains these coding sequences:
- a CDS encoding YbhB/YbcL family Raf kinase inhibitor-like protein, with protein sequence MKIEVSGFANGSPIPGKFAFCVKDPKNHVAMSDNLNPGVHWSEIPAGTKSFLLILVDKDVPSQGDKVNKEGMTVPADLPRVDFYHWVLADIPLNITEISEGAVSNGITARGKNTGKTPYGVCGFNDYTGWFTGDNDMEGVYGGYDGPCPPWNDERLHHYTFRVYALDVTSLGLSGAFNGQTAEKATKGHVLEIAEWHGTYTLNPQVG